A genomic region of Aspergillus oryzae RIB40 DNA, chromosome 1 contains the following coding sequences:
- a CDS encoding uncharacterized protein (predicted protein), with product MSWRSPFGNLFRRSPQYSTVSNTPQVSDSDYSYIVDGAAGTYGNQDDNAPDTLLLKHKRNAYELNFPAYAINDGTLSVRELRRRAAEATGAPDPKRVKLLYKGKLLDDDELSCRDEGLKQQSEVLCVVSEVGESTPSEGSDAEDKASDSAAPDDAPRPKRVRNRNKNKKNKNKKKNKDGADTLGPPADQKPSASPSRSTLPAPAPNLKAFSTPFEQAQALSAYFQRELLPLCNEYIANTPTDPKSREFEHAKLSETILAQVILRADGIEPDGNVDARNARKALVKEAQSTLTKLDQAKA from the coding sequence ATGTCCTGGCGCTCTCCGTTCGGTAATCTCTTCCGTCGCTCTCCACAGTATTCCACTGTCTCCAACACGCCGCAAGTCAGCGATAGCGATTACAGTTATATCGTCGACGGTGCGGCAGGCACATATGGGAATCAAGACGACAATGCGCCAGACACGCTTCTCCTTAAACACAAAAGGAACGCATATGAGCTCAATTTCCCAGCATACGCCATTAATGATGGGACGCTCAGCGTTCGCGAGTTGAGGCGACGAGCTGCGGAAGCGACAGGCGCTCCCGACCCAAAGCGGGTCAAGCTACTTTACAAGGGCAAGCTTTTGGACGACGATGAACTGTCCTGTCGGGATGAGGGACTCAAACAACAGTCGGAGGTGCTTTGCGTGGTATCGGAAGTGGGAGAAAGCACCCCTAGCGAGGGGTCCGACGCGGAAGATAAGGCCAGCGACTCGGCGGCTCCGGATGATGCGCCCCGCCCGAAGAGGGTTCGCAACCGgaataagaacaagaagaacaagaataagaaaaagaacaaagatggTGCTGACACTCTCGGGCCGCCAGCCGATCAGAAACCCTCTGCGTCCCCCAGCAGATCGACACTTCCAGCGCCGGCTCCCAACCTCAAAGCCTTCAGCACCCCATTTGAGCAAGCACAGGCACTTTCAGCGTACTTTCAAAGAGAGCTGCTGCCACTTTGCAATGAATATATTGCCAATACCCCAACCGATCCCAAGTCGCGTGAGTTTGAACATGCGAAGTTAAGTGAGACGATTTTGGCGCAAGTGATTCTTAGGGCAGATGGCATTGAGCCCGATGGCAATGTGGATGCTCGAAATGCGCGCAAGGCACTCGTCAAGGAAGCGCAGTCCACCCTCACCAAACTAGACCAAGCAAAGGCATGA
- a CDS encoding uncharacterized protein (predicted protein), giving the protein MAGAAAAAFSSDVWLSSGVDSNQHQWEFSVPLTPNHAYAHELGYMNSRGRRDVSHGRRGSEAGSSRDVYGQDAASRSIGNVRNSEDTYNGSLRKSDLKEGAGPCPEDTDDTNWIHRDKLAKIESEELQQILFQRRVGSGSIRSGRGRNHDMHHNEVTTPPIEQMEPWPNLEGHRDITSSPTGLDHDARGNWDLRKPDEIAADDGASSIYRNPGLRKSSSRIPIPTTSTASMNRSRANTISDEETLSFGMPRRASEPITVDSTDASPPAAGSRPASRGVQAQINAAKKTPAKGAAGTGTRKTSAPASTRRPPPRSRTTSNNNPQRQGKPGDRPKTAVNRPEGDPPWLATMYKPDPRLPPDQQILPTHAKRMQQEEWEKEGKTPTTYDREFAPLAVGHDGPRPVENIEKVEEPEEPKEPKEKEEPTPSQPQPEPPSAPKTPDPITRPNTGTGYSPMPKLQEPSQAAPQAALTPKWSPPVVTAEPPPPKERGCGCCIVM; this is encoded by the exons ATGGCGGgagcggcagcagcagcatttTCTTCAGATGTTTGGTTGTCGTCCGGTGTAGATTCGAACCAGCACCAGTGGGAGTTTTCGGTCCCGCTTACACCAAAT CATGCCTACGCACATGAGTTAGGATATATGAATTCTCGAGGACGAAGGGATGTTAGCCATGGCCGACGCGGGAGCGAAGCTGGGAGTTCGCGGGATGTCTACGGACAGGATGCGGCCAGCCGCAGCATTGGCAACGTCAGGAACTCGGAGGATACATATAATGGATCTCTAAGGAAGAGTGACCTAAAAGAAGGTGCCGGACCATGCCCTGAAGACACAGACGATACAAACTGGATCCATCGTGACAAACTAGCGAAAATCGAAAGTGAAGAGCTGCAGCAGATCCTCTTCCAGCGCCGAGTCGGATCAGGGAGTATAAGGTCTGGGCGTGGGAGGAATCATGATATGCACCACAATGAAGTTACGACGCCGCCGATAGAGCAAATGGAGCCCTGGCCAAACCTGGAAGGGCACCGAGATATCACTAGCTCCCCTACCGGTCTTGATCATGACGCACGCGGCAACTGGGACCTTCGCAAGCCTGACGAGATCGCGGCGGATGACGGCGCATCTAGCATCTACCGCAACCCTGGTCTTCGGAAGAGCTCGTCTCGAATTCCCATTCCCACTACTAGCACCGCGTCTATGAACCGCTCGCGTGCGAATACTATTAGTGATGAGGAGACCCTGTCGTTCGGTATGCCTCGTAGGGCTAGTGAGCCTATCACGGTAGATTCGACAGATGCATCGCCCCCGGCTGCTGGGAGCCGGCCTGCTAGTCGGGGTGTCCAAGCCCAGATTAACGCAGCCAAGAAGACGCCCGCTAAGGGTGCAGCTGGCACTGGGACTCGGAAAACATCCGCTCCTGCGTCAACAAGGAGGCCTCCGCCTCGAAGTCGTACTACGTCCAATAACAATCCTCAGCGTCAAGGGAAACCAGGTGATCGTCCGAAAACTGCTGTTAACCGCCCTGAAGGAGACCCCCCGTGGCTGGCGACCATGTACAAGCCAGACCCGCGTCTACCCCCAGATCAGCAAATTCTGCCCACTCATGCGAAACGGATGCAGCAAGAGGAATGGGAGAAAGAGGGCAAGACACCAACTACGTATGATCGCGAGTTTGCTCCGTTAGCGGTTGGCCATGATGGTCCAAGGCCTGTGGAGAACATTGAGAAGGTAGAGGAACCAGAGGAACCGAAGGAaccgaaggaaaaagaagaaccaaCGCCTTCGCAGCCACAGCCCGAACCACCAAGCGCACCGAAGACTCCAGACCCGATCACCCGACCAAATACAGGCACAGGATATAGTCCTATGCCCAAACTGCAAGAACCTTCCCAAGCGGCTCCCCAAGCGGCACTGACACCCAAATGGAGTCCGCCCGTTGTAACGGCAGAGCCACCGCCGCCAAAGGAGAGGGGTTGCGGATGTTGCATTGTGATGTGA
- a CDS encoding putative alpha-L-rhamnosidase B (predicted protein), with product MALGYRLPLLVSLLALFQFALAQKCWRNVTCTGPKDSAFPGLWEENIYAPSSRTVSPKRKILSLARPNATVDYQKSKPYTLNGNGSAVVFDFGIEVGGIVTLDYTSKGGSGALGLAFSEAKNWIGEWSDSSNGAFGPDGALYANFTKDGSASYVMPDKSLRGGFRYLTVFLVTEDQVSVDVDAVSLEIGFQPTWSNLRAYQGYFHSNDDLLNRIWYSGAYTLQTNAVPVNTGRQVPMLKKGWANNATMGPGDTILVDGAKRDRAVWPGDMGVAVPAAFVSTGDLESVKNALQTMYDTQDKTTGAFDESGPPLSQKDSDTYHMWSMVGTYNYLLYTNDTSFLSKNWNKYQKAMDYIYNKSINEYCWDDEYGAFKDNATATALHPQDANSLALLYGIVDPDRASRISKNLLQNWTPIGAETPELPNNISPFISSFEIQGHFKIGQTARALELIRRSWGWYLNNPNGTESTVIEGYLVDGSFGYRSDRGYSHDPSYVSHAHGWSAGPTNALTTYVLGLSITSPRGLTWKIAPQFGDLKTVEGGFTTSLGKFQASWDKSPDGYTLQFSVPPGTKGNLTLPYVRSSEKPSITIDGNNINKGVYYVDDTATITVSGGGSHRVVVS from the exons ATGGCTTTGGGGTACCGATTACCTCTCCTCGTGAGTCTGCTGGCACTCTTTCAATTTGCTCTGGCGCAAAAATGCTGGCGAAACGTCACATGTACCGGACCGAAAGATAGCGCCTTTCCAGGGCTGTGGGAGGAAAATATTTACGCGCCATCGTCCAGAACTGTCAGCCCTAAGCGGAAGATCTTATCACTGGCCAGACCGAACGCCACGGTCGATTATCAAAAGTCTAAACCGTACACGTTGAACGGCAATGGATCGGCAGTGGTGTTCGACTTCGGTATCGAGGTGGGCGGCATCGTCACCCTGGATTACACCTCCAAAGGCGGCAGCGGCGCCTTGGGCTTGGCTTTCTCCGAAGCGAAGAATTGGATCGGAGAATGGTCGGATTCCTCCAATGGCGCTTTTGGTCCCGATGGTGCCCTGTATGCTAATTTCACGAAAGATGGGTCCGCGTCGTATGTTATGCCGGATAAGTCTCTTCGTGGAGGTTTTCGGTATTTGACTGTATTCTTGGTCACAGAGGACCAAGTCTCTGTCGATGTTGATGCCGTGAGCTTGGAGATTGGCTTCCAGCCTACCTGGTCTAATCTGCGGGCTTATCAAGGATATTTCCATTCCAATGATGATCTCCTGAACCGTATCTGGTATAGTGGTGCCTATACGCTGCAGACCAATGCCGTTCCCGTGAATACAGGCCGTCAGGTGCCTATGCTCAAGAAAGGATGGGCCAATAATGCGACGATGGGACCTGGAGATACGATCCTCGTGGATGGTGCCAAGCGAGATCGTGCCGTATGGCCGGGCGACATGGGAGTGGCGGTTCCTGCGGCGTTTGTTAGTACTGGCGACTTGGAAAGCGTGAAGAACGCCCTGCAGACAATGTACGATACTCAG GATAAAACAACGGGCGCTTTCGACGAATCAGGACCACCGCTGAGTCAAAAAGACTCGGACACATACCACATGTGGTCCATGGTAGGAACATACAACTATCTGCTCTACACTAACGATACTTCCTTTCTATCGAAGAACTGGAACAAGTACCAAAAGGCTATGGACTATATCTACAACAAA TCCATCAACGAGTATTGCTGGGACGACGAATACGGTGCATTCAAAGATAACGCCACAGCCACAGCGCTACACCCACAGGACGCAAACAGCCTAGCTCTTCTCTACGGAATCGTTGACCCAGACAGAGCCAGCAGGATCTCCAAGAATCTACTGCAAAACTGGACCCCAATCGGTGCAGAGACGCCCGAACTCCCGAATAACATCTCCCCATTCATTTCATCCTTCGAAATCCAGGGTCACTTCAAAATTGGCCAGACCGCCAGAGCACTGGAGCTCATCCGACGTAGCTGGGGCTGGTAcctcaacaaccccaacgGCACCGAGAGCACAGTGATCGAGGGATATCTAGTAGACGGTTCATTTGGATACAGATCCGACCGCGGGTACAGTCACGATCCGTCGTATGTTTCTCATGCACATGGGTGGTCCGCCGGTCCAACGAATGCCTTGACAACCTATGTTCTGGGTCTTTCTATTACGTCGCCGCGCGGCCTGACGTGGAAAATTGCGCCGCAGTTCGGCGATCTCAAGACCGTCGAGGGCGGGTTCACGACATCGCTGGGGAAATTCCAGGCGTCGTGGGATAAGAGCCCGGATGGGTACACGTTGCAATTTTCCGTGCCGCCTGGAACGAAGGGGAATTTGACATTGCCGTATGTGAGGAGCTCAGAGAAGCCGTCGATCACGATTGATGggaacaatatcaacaaggGCGTGTACTATGTCGATGATACGGCGACGATTACCGTCAGCGGTGGAGGGAGTCATAGAGTTGTAGTGTCGTAG
- a CDS encoding LMBR1 domain-containing protein (integral membrane protein): MISITSISVGSNIFFSFALLAISILVLLLLRRFLTLRATPAYLTIPVFLALALPASVVLLVPIDLASSSRDGGGPRAIWLPDRLILVSWRIAYWLIFVLTWAILPLLGEYVDSGYREPKGRIEYSLRSNARYQLIVLCCAVVGLIYISIQNGFEFTSIKALVMALAYVWGLVLAIYLMGHGLVSIPRTLFRNANVSGRLRRIQAYAPRLHDRLMDAITDLESLESQVSQLQRRKTGSALEFKDWIEDLAETSNSSEQRTALLEPSDVSSTIPSVITERYMADLTRRLQRARHLKARFIDEWDRLVLTAADLQAIINSSASKKLEFGHAPHRATFFTRQKILNPYMRHHLYVHVIPSVRLLFGVIFAAASLCVIWSELIKSWAPRLSVVTLSIVSYHKDPAPVGFGRQVTASAWLLYMCWAALVGVNDAKVWGNRALVRRNTYGESACWYAGLVARLTVPIAYNFVTFLPMSARENTTFYRFLGRSIDLTPLGKGFDYFFPIFILAPVCATLFNLYGRVKNICGFGLLEEEDEDLENNPSGYGLGGWREGRDLIERELTGLGSLSLSARDRSPQPSSRVEEGTNAFSSSRTPRGEATRPSRPSRGAATASTVVTEEEEDDNFFQSFAHRVKNTFETAGTPQWLQGDSFRLPRWMGSDGNEGNNGLARWFGGRPAPGGVRL; encoded by the exons ATGATCTCCATAACTTCGATCTCTGTTGGCTCtaatatcttcttttcttttgcccttTTGGCAATCTCAATCCTTGTCTTACTTCTTCTACGGCGTTTCCTGACCTTGCGAGCTACTCCAGCTTACCTCACGATTCCCGTTTTTCTTGCGCTCGCCCTCCCCGCTAGCGTAGTACTCCTGGTCCCGATTGATCTAGCATCGAGCTCGCGTGATGGAGGCGGACCCAGGGCCATTTGGTTGCCTGACCGTTTGATCCTGGTATCCTGGCGCATTGCCTACTGGTTAATCTTTGTGCTAACCTG GGCTATTCTACCATTGCTTGGTGAATATGTCGACTCCGGCTACCGCGAGCCGAAAGGTCGCATCGAATACTCCCTCCGCTCCAATGCCCGATATCAACTTATCGTGCTGTGCTGTGCGGTTGTGGGATTAATCTACATATCAATTCAAAATGGGTTCGAGTTCACGTCGATAAAAGCACTAGTTATGGCTCTCGCGTACGTATGGGGTCTTGTCCTTGCGATCTATCTGATGGGTCATGGCCTTGTTTCCATACCTCGTACTCTATTCCGCAATGCGAACGTGAGCGGTCGACTGCGCAGAATCCAAGCTTATGCGCCCCGGTTGCACGACCGTCTGATGGACGCGATCACCGACCTCGAGAGTCTTGAATCGCAAGTCTCTCAGTTACAACGACGCAAGACTGGCAGTGCTTTGGAGTTCAAGGACTGGATCGAAGACCTGGCTGAGACGTCTAACTCCTCCGAGCAACGGACCGCACTTCTTGAACCTTCCGACGTGTCGAGTACGATTCCATCTGTCATCACAGAGCGCTATATGGCAGATCTTACTAGACGACTCCAGCGCGCTCGGCATCTGAAGGCCCGCTTTATCGATGAGTGGGATCGTTTAGTGCTGACGGCCGCCGATTTGCAAGCCATCATCAACTCATCTGcatcgaagaagctcgagtTCGGTCACGCCCCCCATCGCGCAACGTTCTTTACACGTCAAAAGATTCTGAATCCATACATGCGACACCATCTCTACGTCCACGTAATCCCGAGCGTCCGGCTGCTTTTCGGCGTGATCTTTGCGGCTGCATCTCTGTGTGTTATCTGGTCAGAATTGATTAAGTCATGGGCTCCCCGGTTGTCAGTTGTGACTCTCTCCATAGTCTCCTATCACAAAGATCCAGCACCCGTAGGCTTCGGAAGACAAGTGACTGCCTCTGCTTGGTTGTTGTACATGTGCTGGGCTGCGTTAGTTGGTGTCAACGATGCTAAAGTGTGGGGCAATCGCGCTCTAGTTCGCCGCAACACGTACGGCGAAAGCGCTTGCTGGTACGCGGGGCTCGTCGCTAGGCTAACTGTGCCGATCGCATACAACTTTGTAACATTCTTACCGATGAGTGCCAGGGAGAACACCACGTTTTACCGTTTTCTCGGGCGGTCCATTGACTTGACACCGCTTGGAAAAGGGTTTGATTATTTCTTTCCCATATTCATTCTCGCACCGGTCTGTGCTACCCTTTTCAATCTCTATGGCCGGGTGAAGAATATATGCGGATTTGGCCTCttagaagaggaggacgaagacTTGGAAAACAACCCTAGTGGTTATGGTCTAGGAGGCTGGCGCGAAGGTCGTGATCTGATCGAGCGAGAGCTCACCGGCCTTGGGTCCCTATCGCTCTCTGCTCGTGATCGATCTCCTCAGCCTTCCAGCCGTGTCGAAGAAGGCACTAatgccttttcttcgtcgcGGACCCCTCGGGGTGAGGCTACCCGACCTTCACGGCCATCCCGTGGAGCCGCCACAGCCTCCACTGTAGtgacggaggaagaagaagatgataacTTTTTCCAATCGTTTGCTCACCGGGTGAAAAATACGTTTGAAACCGCTGGTACACCTCAATGGTTGCAGGGCGACTCGTTCCGACTTCCAAGGTGGATGGGAAGTGATGGCAACGAGGGCAATAACGGGCTCGCCAGATGGTTCGGTGGTCGACCAGCGCCTGGTGGGGTGAGGCTGTGA
- a CDS encoding putative extracellular exo-polygalacturonase (predicted protein), protein MRWLSTPLVAVSLSLGLSAISHASQIDRKGNICTVKANGNQTDDVPRLLEAFRKCGNGGTIVFREDQSYWIASRLNPILSDVTIEWRGKWTFSDDLDYWSNHSYPVAFQNHAAGFVITGRNITIDGYGTGGIDGNGNVWYTAEAGNTQPGRSMPFVFWNVSDVHVDNFYVKDPQLWALNIMNGTNIQFNNITCNATAVDAPYGENWAQNTDGFDTMDARNIRLTNFVYQGGDDCIAIKPRSYDIDIHNVTCRGGNGIAIGSLGQYKEDSSVENVRIDKVKDSYESAGLPRGGGWGNVSNLIFSNFEVQGANIGPTINQNQGDNGSYSGTSLMTVSDITFANCTGYVTNEGEVTSTVTCSENHPCYDIYYDNVVLYQGKNASEPGIGSCKWTIDNGVHGLEGC, encoded by the exons ATGCGTTGGCTGAGTACTCCTCTTGTCGCGGTTTCCCTGTCGCTAGGGTTATCTGCTATCAGCCATGCGTCCCAGATCGACCGCAAGGGCAATATCTGCACGGTCAAAGCGAATGGTAATCAGACGGACGATGTGCCGAGACTCCTGGAAGCGTTTCGGAAATGTGGCAACGGGGGCACCATTGTCTTCCGCGAAGACCAGTCGTATTGGATCGCTTCGCGCTTGAATCCAATCCTTAGTGATGTGACAATTGAATGGCGGGGGAAATGGACG TTCTCTGATGATTTAGATTACTGGAGCAATCACTCTTACCCTGTTGCTTTCCAGAACCATGCTGCGGGCTTTGTGATCACCGGACGCAACATCACCATCGATGGATACGGCACTGGAGGTATCGATGGCAACGGCAATGTCTGGTATACCGCAGAAGCGGGTAACACTCAGCCCGGAAGATCGATgcccttcgtcttctggaaCGTCTCGGACGTCCACGTTGACAATTTCTACGTGAAGGACCCGCAGCTTTGGGCCCTCAATATCATGAACGGCACTAATATACAGTTTAACAATATCACATGCAATGCGACAGCAGTGGATGCACCTTACGGAGAGAACTGGGCTCAAAACACAGATGGGTTTG ACACAATGGACGCGAGAAACATCCGTCTCACCAACTTCGTATATCAAGGCGGAGACGACTGCATAGCTATCAAACCCAGATCCTACGATATTGATATTCACAACGTCACCTGTCGCGGCGGCAATGGCATCGCCATCGGCAGTTTGGGTCAATATAAAGAAGACTCGAGCGTAGAGAATGTACGAATcgacaaggtcaag GACTCCTACGAGAGTGCCGGTCTCCCCCGCGGCGGCGGCTGGGGCAATGTCAGTAATCTCATTTTCTCGAACTTTGAGGTTCAGGGTGCCAATATAGGTCCTACGATCAATCAAAACCAGGGTGACAACGGCTCGTACTCTGGTACGAGTCTGATGACCGTTTCTGACATTACTTTTGCCAATTGCACGGGCTATGTTACCAACGAAGGCGAGGTGACTTCAACTGTCACCTGTTCTGAGAACCATCCTTGTTATGATATTTACTATGACAATGTGGTTTTGTATCAGGGGAAGAATGCATCTGAGCCTGGAATAGGCTCTTGCAAGTGGACCATTGACAACGGGGTCCACGGACTAGAGGGATGCTGA
- a CDS encoding chalcone isomerase domain-containing protein (predicted protein) gives MQGTPLRACTQCIRRQYLRPTGATPTPQRLLSTTRALRSTPKNPLRNSTSSRAREAEIARSKNTMTLSAAGIVACAAAMYGVIKLDVFGLDQVSPKEEEHKVEVQKEGAMKLDGPAGFGGNASVIRVQGQDGAEEVSTGTSTIPTFPSVIRLPKAIDAGSLKAGDEVPESVEEEEYQLLGLGIRTVSFLKIQVYVVGMYVAKSDISELQQRLVRTAVNPPGAKEGVVDTPGATSATSLVSTERQGLKELLLDAERGDEVWDAVIRGDGLKTAFRIVPTRNTDFLHLRDGWVRGITGRAQKANAKALEGAQSEFQDESFGTALNDFKSLFGGGQRKNVPKGQTLLLVRGGRGELDALFHPDPAKPVRFLGRVSDERISRLVWLNYLAGKNVSSEGARQSVVDGVMGIVERPVGTVVQKIV, from the coding sequence atgcaGGGCACACCCCTGCGCGCCTGCACACAATGCATCCGACGCCAATACCTCCGTCCAACAGGCGCAACCCCGACCCCTCAACGCCTGCTAAGCACAACCCGCGCCCTCCGCTCTACACCTAAGAACCCTCTCCGCAACTCTACCAGCTCGCGCGCCCGCGAAGCAGAGATCGCGCGCTCCAAAAACACAATGACGCTTTCTGCGGCGGGGATAGTAGCCTGCGCGGCGGCGATGTACGGGGTCATCAAGCTGGACGTATTCGGACTTGACCAGGTCTCTcctaaagaagaagaacacaaagTCGAAGTCCAGAAAGAGGGAGCAATGAAACTAGACGGACCAGCTGGATTCGGGGGAAATGCATCGGTGATACGGGTACAGGGACAAGATGGTGCGGAGGAGGTGTCCACGGGGACGAGCACGATTCCTACATTTCCGAGCGTGATCCGGTTACCGAAGGCGATTGATGCGGGGTCTTTGAAGGCCGGGGATGAAGTACCCGAGTCtgtcgaggaagaggagtatCAGTTACTTGGGTTGGGGATTCGGACTGTGTCGTTCCTCAAGATCCAGGTGTATGTTGTGGGGATGTATGTGGCCAAGAGCGATATTTCGGAGCTGCAGCAGCGGCTTGTGCGGACGGCGGTGAATCCGCCTGGGGCGAAGGAGGGGGTTGTTGATACGCCTGGGGCGACGTCTGCGACATCGTTGGTTTCGACGGAGAGACAGGGATTGAAGGAGTTGCTTCTGGATGCGGAGCGGGGGGATGAGGTTTGGGATGCGGTTATCCGGGGTGATGGGCTGAAGACTGCGTTCCGAATTGTACCTACGCGGAATACGGATTTCTTACATTTGCGCGATGGCTGGGTGAGGGGGATTACGGGGCGGGCGCAGAAGGCTAATGCGAAGGCTTTGGAGGGTGCGCAGAGCGAGTTCCAGGATGAGTCATTTGGGACTGCATTGAATGACTTTAAGAGTTTGTTTGGTGGTGGACAGAGGAAGAATGTGCCCAAGGGGCAGACGTTGTTGCTTGTGCGTGGTGGCCGTGGGGAACTGGATGCGCTTTTCCATCCGGATCCTGCTAAGCCCGTGCGGTTCTTGGGGCGTGTGTCTGATGAGCGAATTAGCCGCTTGGTTTGGTTGAATTATCTTGCTGGTAAGAATGTTTCGAGCGAGGGTGCTAGGCAAAGTGTTGTGGATGGAGTGATGGGTATTGTTGAACGGCCGGTTGGGACTGTCGTGCAGAAGATTGTGTAA
- a CDS encoding uncharacterized protein (predicted protein) produces the protein MEGIVTGDRLACVALHGSSLLHEASVSKYTDIPGILLQYIDEFPLTDIAAHAPREAWQSLCEQAICIVHHISDRGILNEDVKTRSLTIQINSEGMFKMFMLDFALCDFHRDYKSEEEWWGWKATQDEEGGVDL, from the exons ATGGAGGGTATAGTGACAGGTGACAGA CTTGCATGTGTTGCATTGCATGGGTCATCTCTGCTGCACGAGGCATCAGTCAGCAAATACACTGACATCCCTGGAATCCTTTTGCAATATATTGATGAGTTTCCCTTGACCGATATCGCTGCACATGCTCCTAGAGAAGCCTGGCAGTCACTCTGTGAACAAGCCATCTGCATCGTTCACCATATCAGCGATCGAGGTATTCTCAATGAGGATGTTAAAACTAGAAGCTTGACCATCCAAATCAATTCCGAGGGAATGTTCAAGATGTTTATGCTTGATTTTGCGCTGTGCGATTTCCATAGGGACTATAAAAGTGAGGAAGAGTGGTGGGGATGGAAAGCGACacaagatgaagaggggGGAGTGGATTTGTAA
- a CDS encoding glutaredoxin (predicted protein), whose protein sequence is MSAAKIKAQGIINANAVVVFSKSYCPYCKSSKSLLSQLDAKYLTIELDEESDGSAIQDALVEISGQRTVPNIFIKQKHIGGNSDLQARKSELPALLKDAGAL, encoded by the exons ATGTCTGCCGCTAAGATCAAAGCCCAGGGCATCATCAACGCCAACGCCGTCG TCGTTTTCTCCAAGTCCTACTGCCCCTACTGCAAATCTAGCAAGAGCCTCCTTAGCCAGCTGGACGCAAAGTACCTCACCATCGAGCTCGATGAAGAGA GCGATGGCAGCGCCATCCAGGACGCCCTCGTGGAAATCAGCGGCCAGCGCACCGTCCCCAAcattttcatcaagcagAAGCATATCGGTGGAAACTCGGATCTGCAGGCTCGCAAAAGCGAGCTTCCTGCCTTGCTGAAGGACGCTGGTGCTCTTTAG